Proteins co-encoded in one Synergistaceae bacterium genomic window:
- a CDS encoding TRAP transporter small permease has translation FANVVTRYFIFYALAFTEEVTINLFVWLVMLGTAIAFKKGANLSMTFVYDKLPARGRKLCFFSSTALSLAFFALLAYLGYVQVSDEIALSVTSPSLALPVWWYTISLPVFSALIFIRILQAAIETVRSDGFQGGY, from the coding sequence CGTTCGCCAACGTCGTCACCCGGTACTTCATCTTCTACGCGCTGGCCTTCACCGAGGAGGTCACCATCAACCTGTTCGTCTGGCTCGTGATGCTGGGGACCGCCATAGCCTTCAAGAAAGGGGCCAACCTCAGCATGACCTTCGTCTACGACAAGCTTCCCGCCAGGGGGAGGAAGCTCTGCTTCTTCTCGTCCACCGCCCTGTCCCTGGCCTTCTTCGCTCTGCTGGCCTACCTGGGGTACGTGCAGGTCTCCGACGAGATCGCCCTGTCCGTGACCTCTCCGTCGCTCGCCTTGCCGGTGTGGTGGTACACGATCTCTCTGCCCGTATTCTCGGCCCTGATATTCATCCGCATCCTTCAGGCGGCGATAGAGACAGTACGAAGCGACGGCTTCCAGGGGGGGTACT